TTGATCAATTTATTAACAAATCGAAAAAGTGGAAGGAAGAATATAAGCAACTGAGAGAAATCGTTCTCGACTGCGAGCTGACGGAAGATTTTAAGTGGATGCACCCTTGTTACACGCTCGATGGCAAAAACATCGTTTTGATCCATGGCTTCAAAGAGTATTGTGCGATGCTGTTTCCCAAAGGGGCGTTGCTGAAGGATCCTGAGGGAATTCTCATTCAACAAACGAAAAATGTGCAGGCGGCACGTCAGATAAGGTTCACGCATGTTGACGAAATCATTGAGCAAGAAGCGACTTTGAAAGCGTATATTCGGGAAGCCATTGAAGTAGAAAAAGCCGGTTTGAAAGTGGATGTGAAAAAGGAACCCGAACCGATTCCGGAAGAATTTCAAATAAAATTGGATGAAAATCCTCAGTTGAAAGAGGCTTTTGAAGGATTGACGCCGGGACGGCAGCGGGCATATATTCTTTATTTCTCCGGAGCGAAACAATCGAAAACCCGGACTTCCAGGGTTGAAAAATATATCCCGCACATTCTCGACGGCAAGGGAATGAATGATCAGTAGTTTCAAGAAAATGGACTGCCAGAACCTCTTTTTAGAGCGGGAAGGGGACACAAACATGACTTCGAAACCTAAAGTGGATTCTTATTTTACGAACGGCTGCGGGCGTTGCTCACTCGCGGGTACGTCTGACTGCAAAGTCCACAAATGGCCGGAAGTATTGGCGAAGTTGCGAGCGATCGTGCTTGACTGTGGGCTGACTGAAGAACAGAAATGGGGCATGCCTTGTTACACCTTCGAGAAGAAGAACGTCGTATTGTTAAGCGCTTTTAAAGAGTATTGTGCGCTCAGCTTCTTTAAAGGGGCTTTGTTGAAGGATGCTCATCATATGCTGGACAAACCGGGGGAAAATACGCAAGCAGCACGCCTCATTCGGTTCACCCATGTTCAGGAAATCTGTGATCTAGAGCCTGTATTGAAAGCCTATATTCATGAGGCTGTCGAAGTGGAAAAAGCCGGTCTGCAAGTAGATTTCAAAAAAGAACCCGAACCGATCCCTGAAGAATTTCAAATAAAATTGGATGAAAATCCTCAGTTGAAAGAGGCATTTGAGGGGTTGACGCCGGGACGGCAGCGGGCGTACATTCTTTATTTCTCTGGGGCGAAGCAATCGAAAACCCGGACGTCCCGAGTGGAAAACTATATTCCGCACATTCTCGACGGTAAGGGAATCAATGATCGGTAGATACGACAAATAAGTAGAAATGACGGTGAAACATGTTATGGGGGGATTCACTCTAACAGTTTTGTTGATGGGATTCTTATGGATGCCGATGTTTTTGTTATTTGATTTTATTTTTTACTTAGTCATAGTTTGTGCCCGTAAATTTTTTAAAAAAAGAAGGCTCGGATTCCCTTTTTCTCGCATTCTTAAAGATATTTTTTCTCTGCTCGTGTTAAGAATTGTCTCTGTCCTCATTTGCAGTCTTTTGCTCGAGGCGATAGGGCGTTTAATGGACCCAATGAATCATCCAAAGTATGCTTTTCATACAGGTTATCATATCATCCTTCACTCGGATGTCTATCTTTTTATTTTTTACATTTCACT
The window above is part of the Bacillales bacterium genome. Proteins encoded here:
- a CDS encoding YdeI/OmpD-associated family protein, which gives rise to MTSKPKVDSYFTNGCGRCSLAGTSDCKVHKWPEVLAKLRAIVLDCGLTEEQKWGMPCYTFEKKNVVLLSAFKEYCALSFFKGALLKDAHHMLDKPGENTQAARLIRFTHVQEICDLEPVLKAYIHEAVEVEKAGLQVDFKKEPEPIPEEFQIKLDENPQLKEAFEGLTPGRQRAYILYFSGAKQSKTRTSRVENYIPHILDGKGINDR
- a CDS encoding YdeI family protein, which translates into the protein MNPKVDQFINKSKKWKEEYKQLREIVLDCELTEDFKWMHPCYTLDGKNIVLIHGFKEYCAMLFPKGALLKDPEGILIQQTKNVQAARQIRFTHVDEIIEQEATLKAYIREAIEVEKAGLKVDVKKEPEPIPEEFQIKLDENPQLKEAFEGLTPGRQRAYILYFSGAKQSKTRTSRVEKYIPHILDGKGMNDQ